A section of the Caldilineales bacterium genome encodes:
- a CDS encoding histone deacetylase, producing MTTCYAYDRIEQEHTLGGHPENRGRLATTMRLLQADGILGRLQATPVLPASLDRLQRVHPRPYIERLRQMAEQGGGQLDPDTYVVGGSYQAALASAGALVGVVEQVMGGRAQNGMSLMRPPGHHALAARGMGFCLFANVAIAARAAQVEFGAERVLIVDWDVHHGNGTEAIFYDDPTVAFFSTHQYPFYPGTGAASDTGRGPGRGLTMNVPFPAGVGDNGYAQAFEQLLIPWARRFQPDLILVSAGYDAHWRDPLAMENLSLAGYARLATLVKGLAAELCQGRLVVALEGGYDLEVLAHAVLDTLRVLESATPPPISDPFGPSPTPERPVDPLLAEIGSLHSLH from the coding sequence ATGACCACCTGCTACGCCTACGACCGCATCGAACAGGAGCACACCCTGGGCGGCCACCCCGAAAATCGGGGCCGCCTTGCCACCACCATGCGCCTGCTCCAGGCAGATGGCATCCTGGGCAGATTACAGGCCACGCCCGTCCTCCCCGCCAGCCTCGACCGTTTGCAGCGAGTCCATCCCCGGCCCTACATCGAGCGCCTACGGCAGATGGCGGAACAGGGCGGCGGCCAGCTCGACCCCGACACCTATGTGGTTGGCGGCTCCTACCAGGCCGCCCTGGCGTCGGCCGGCGCTCTGGTGGGCGTCGTCGAGCAGGTCATGGGCGGGCGGGCGCAGAACGGCATGTCGCTGATGCGGCCGCCGGGGCATCACGCCCTCGCTGCTCGCGGCATGGGATTTTGCCTCTTCGCCAACGTCGCCATCGCCGCCCGCGCCGCCCAGGTCGAGTTTGGCGCCGAACGGGTGCTCATCGTCGATTGGGATGTGCACCACGGCAACGGCACCGAGGCCATCTTCTACGACGACCCCACTGTCGCCTTCTTCTCCACCCACCAATATCCCTTCTATCCCGGCACCGGCGCCGCCTCCGACACCGGTCGCGGCCCCGGTCGCGGCCTGACCATGAACGTGCCCTTTCCCGCCGGTGTGGGCGACAATGGCTATGCCCAGGCCTTCGAGCAGCTTCTGATCCCATGGGCGCGGCGCTTCCAGCCCGACCTCATCCTGGTCTCGGCCGGCTACGACGCCCACTGGCGCGACCCTCTGGCCATGGAGAACCTCAGCCTGGCGGGCTATGCCCGTCTGGCGACCCTGGTCAAGGGCCTGGCCGCTGAACTGTGCCAGGGGCGGCTGGTGGTCGCCCTCGAAGGCGGTTACGACCTCGAAGTCCTCGCCCATGCCGTGCTCGACACCCTGCGCGTCCTCGAATCCGCCACGCCTCCCCCCATCTCCGACCCCTTCGGCCCCTCACCCACCCCCGAACGCCCTGTAGACCCTCTCCTGGCCGAGATTGGCTCTCTCCACAGCCTCCACTAA